The Amblyomma americanum isolate KBUSLIRL-KWMA chromosome 6, ASM5285725v1, whole genome shotgun sequence genome has a window encoding:
- the LOC144093557 gene encoding acetylcholinesterase-1-like, translating into MRVHSLLAATALVLSPAIVIPTEARIRDDPNQPFAHTRTGLVRGVRLSVGNRPVDAFYGIPYAEAPLGYLRFQKPRPALPWKGIYYATHKRPPCSQKSWELTQGFTIDASNTTEDCLHVNVWTAARYCFHPNIGLCTTKAVMVFFHGGGFQFGGNSYSLYDARYLALFGDVVVVVPNYRLNVFGFLNANVTEAPGNMGMYDQILALEWVQKNIAMFGGDPSRVTLFGQSAGSVSIGYHLLSPLSRGLFHRVIMQSGTPYWKVPDNTFTGKLKVQQLAVGLGCPVGERGNVLAEPGKVIDCIRSRSRASIFRAMKEVFGVEEHYMIPAYYSEFLPFEPVMATEKGQFQDVDLMIGNVRNEGTGIVDHFFWKIFNFKDYSRITVDEIWFYSLLVFRVILGKNPAPIRELYLNDLNETDSWLALNRLSDAVGDFSLICPSQLFAEAFAKRKNNVYFYIFNHRPSFSVYQPWTGVAHGDELGFVFGFPLLYPQHSTDEEKILSRRMMRIWSTFARTGKPPTVGGQLWPRFTRDHAFHLNINLKNYSHGIDFRKKLCSFWRKYLVPSGSW; encoded by the exons AT GCGAGTACACAGTCTCCTCGCAGCGACTGCGCTGGTGCTTTCGCCAGCCATCGTGATCCCGACGGAGGCCAGGATACGAGACGATCCGAACCAACCGTTCGCACACACAAGGACCGGTCTAGTTCGCGGCGTACGCCTTAGCGTCGGGAACAGACCGGTGGACGCCTTTTACGGAATACCGTACGCCGAAGCACCCCTCGGATACCTGCGCTTCCAGAAGCCACGGCCCGCGTTACCTTGGAAAGGAATCTactatgcaacgcataaaaggccCCCCTGCTCGCAAAAGTCCTGGGAGCTCACGCAAGGATTTACCATCGACGCCTCCAACACAACCGAGGACTGCCTACACGTCAACGTGTGGACGGCCGCTCGGTACTGTTTCCACCCGAACATAGGGTTGTGCACTACCAAAGCCGTCATGGTCTTCTTTCACGGAGGCGGCTTCCAGTTTGGCGGCAACAGCTACTCTCTCTACGACGCCAGGTACCTGGCCCTCTTCGGCGATGTCGTCGTGGTGGTGCCGAACTACAGGCTTAACGTGTTCGGCTTCCTGAACGCCAACGTGACGGAGGCGCCGGGGAACATGGGCATGTACGACCAGATCCTAGCGCTGGAGTGGGTCCAAAAGAACATCGCCATGTTCGGCGGTGACCCTAGTCGCGTGACGTTATTCGGACAAAGTGCCGGCTCGGTTTCCATTGGCTACCACCTCCTGTCACCGCTCAGTAGGGGACTGTTCCATAGGGTCATAATGCAGAGCGGTACACCCTACTGGAAGGTTCCCGACAACACTTTCACGGGCAAGCTCAAGGTGCAGCAGCTCGCAGTCGGCCTCGGCTGTCCCGTTGGCGAGAGGGGCAACGTGCTCGCCGAACCCGGAAAGGTCATCGACTGCATTCGCTCCAGGAGCCGCGCTAGCATATTCAGGGCCATGAAGGAAGTGTTCGGCGTCGAAGAGCATTACATGATCCCGGCCTACTACAGCGAGTTCCTGCCTTTCGAACCAGTCATGGCCACCGAGAAGGGTCAGTTCCAGGACGTTGACCTCATGATCGGCAACGTCAGGAATGAAGGCACCGGCATAGTGGACCACTTCTTTTGGAAGATCTTCAACTTCAAGGACTACAGCAGGATCACCGTGGACGAGATATGGTTCTACAGCCTCCTAGTGTTCCGAGTGATCTTGGGCAAGAATCCCGCGCCCATCCGCGAGTTGTACCTGAACGATCTGAACGAGACGGACTCTTGGCTGGCGCTGAACCGCCTGTCCGACGCCGTAGGTGATTTCAGCCTCATCTGCCCGTCCCAGCTGTTCGCCGAAGCGTTCGCGAAGCGAAAGAACAACGTGTACTTCTACATATTCAACCATCGCCCGTCGTTCAGCGTGTACCAGCCTTGGACAGGCGTGGCGCACGGCGACGAACTGGGCTTCGTGTTCGGCTTCCCGCTGCTCTACCCGCAACATTCGACCGACGAGGAGAAGATTCTCTCCAGGCGGATGATGCGCATCTGGTCGACGTTTGCCAGAACAGG GAAGCCACCGACGGTCGGAGGCCAGCTGTGGCCCAGGTTCACGCGCGACCACGCCTTCCACCTGAACATCAACCTCAAGAACTACTCGCACGGCATCGACTTCCGGAAGAAGCTGTGCTCCTTCTGGAGAAAGTACCTAGTACCTTCGGGCTCGTGGTGA